CGTTTCGCAGGATTCCGCCTTGCGGCTGGAAACGATCACATGCGCGCCGTAAGCGGCGAGCGTTTTGGCGATGGATTCGCCGATGCCGCGGCTGGCGCCGGTGACGAGTGCGACTTTTCCGGTGAGGTCGAAGAGATTGGTGGTAGCCATGATGTTCCTGTGGATCAGCGATAAGTAACGCTCTCCGGCTGGCCGAGCCATTCCAGATGCGCGAAGTTGTTGAGATAACTGAGGGAAACCGCGCCGCGCCGGTACAGCAGCTTGGTGATGGCGCAGTTGACGAGCGACCAGTTGAGTTCGGCCACCTTCTGATCCGGCAGGCCGAGCAGATGCTGAGCGATGGTCGAGATCGTGCCGCCGGAGGTGAAGACCGCGATCGACTGCGACTGGCCGGCGCTTTCGATCAAGCGTTGCAACGCACTCACGACGCGGGTGCGGAACGCGGACCAGGGTTCGCGATAGTCGGCATCGTGTTCGCCGCTCATCCAGCGCGCCATGGATTCCTGGAAATATTGCTGGAACACATAACGCGCGTTCTCGGTCGTGGCGAAAAAATGCTTCACAGCCGCCGGATCGTCGAACTCCGGGCGATGCCGGATCATCACTTCATGGTGATCGTATTCATTGAAACCGGGATCGGTCTGCCAGTCGAGATCGACGCGCGACGCCATGGGCAACACCGCAATGCAGGCATTCGCGGTCTGCCGATGGCGCTTCAGATCACCGGTGACGATGCGGTGGAATTGCTGCTTGCCGTTGGCGAACCACTCGCCCAGCAAACGGGCCTGCTCGTGCCCGAGTGCGGACAGCTCGTCGTAGTTCTCGCTGCCGAATGACGCCTGTCCATGCCGAATGAGATAAATCTGTCCCATGCCGAATGCCTTCCGTGAAATCTCATTACCGAGTTGAGGAAAGCTTATCGCCGGGCGTAGAATCCATCAAATGAATAGTTATTATCGATTCACATAAATTTCATGCATATATCCCGCGTAGACCTGAACCTCTTCACCGTCTTCGAAGCGATCTACACAGAAGGCAGCGTCACGCGCGCCAGCCAGAAACTGAATCTGACGCAGCCGGCCATCAGCCACGCCCTGGGACGACTGCGGCAGATGTTCGACGACCCGTTGTTCGTGCGCCAGGGACACACGATGGTCTCGACGCCGCTGGCGCGCAACATGATCGAGCCGGTGCGGCGAGCCTTGCGCGGACTGGAAGTGACCTTGAACGGGCTCGACCAGTTCGACCCGGCCACCATGCCGAAGCAGTTCAAGCTGGGATTGCGCGACGTGCTGGAAGCGACCATCCTGCCGCCGCTGATCATGCGCGTCAGTCAGCAGGCGCCGCTGGCGGACCTCGCGGCGATCCACGTCGACCGCCGCGAGCTTGAAGGGGAGCTGGCCGCCGGCACGCTCGACGCCGCCATCGACGTGCTGCTGCCATTGTCGAACAAGGTGCTGCACAAGCGCATCGACCAGGACTCGACCGTCGTGGTCGTGCGCAAGGGCCACCCGGAAATCGATGGCGCGCTCGACATCGCCACCTACCTGAAGCAGGACCACATCCTCGCCAGCTCGCGCCGCAAGGGGCCGGGGTTGCAGGACTTCGAACTGAGCCGCTTCGGCCTGGAACGCCGCATCCGCCTGCGCTGCCAGCACTACTTCGCCGCCTGCCGCGTCGTCAGCCAGACCAATCTGATCCTGACCATGCCGGGCCGCTACGCGCGCATCGCCAACCAGCAATTCGACAACCAGATCCTGCCCTTCCCGCTTGAGGTCCCGGCCTTCGACGTGTTTCTCTACTGGCATTCGAATGTGGACAACGATCCGGCCAATTGCTGGCTGCGGGAGCAGATTGTGCAGTCGTTTCAGGCGCAGTGATCGCAGTGATGGAATTTCCTGCCATGCATGGCAGAGGAAGGTAGAAGGCGGCGGCAATGATGCGCACTGCGCACCCTGCTGACATCCCTTGCTGCCAACGGTGCCGTGTTCTTGTCGTCACGGGGCGACGCCCGTATCACGGACAGATTGTGTGAGG
The Noviherbaspirillum cavernae DNA segment above includes these coding regions:
- a CDS encoding LysR family transcriptional regulator; translation: MHISRVDLNLFTVFEAIYTEGSVTRASQKLNLTQPAISHALGRLRQMFDDPLFVRQGHTMVSTPLARNMIEPVRRALRGLEVTLNGLDQFDPATMPKQFKLGLRDVLEATILPPLIMRVSQQAPLADLAAIHVDRRELEGELAAGTLDAAIDVLLPLSNKVLHKRIDQDSTVVVVRKGHPEIDGALDIATYLKQDHILASSRRKGPGLQDFELSRFGLERRIRLRCQHYFAACRVVSQTNLILTMPGRYARIANQQFDNQILPFPLEVPAFDVFLYWHSNVDNDPANCWLREQIVQSFQAQ
- a CDS encoding histidine phosphatase family protein, whose protein sequence is MGQIYLIRHGQASFGSENYDELSALGHEQARLLGEWFANGKQQFHRIVTGDLKRHRQTANACIAVLPMASRVDLDWQTDPGFNEYDHHEVMIRHRPEFDDPAAVKHFFATTENARYVFQQYFQESMARWMSGEHDADYREPWSAFRTRVVSALQRLIESAGQSQSIAVFTSGGTISTIAQHLLGLPDQKVAELNWSLVNCAITKLLYRRGAVSLSYLNNFAHLEWLGQPESVTYR